The Miscanthus floridulus cultivar M001 chromosome 17, ASM1932011v1, whole genome shotgun sequence genome has a window encoding:
- the LOC136518286 gene encoding sister chromatid cohesion 1 protein 1-like isoform X4: MFYSHQLLARKEPLGQIWMAATLHSKINRKRLDKLDIIKICEEILNPSVPMALRLSGILMGGVVIVYERKVKLLYTDVSRLLTEINEAWRIKPATDTTVLPKGKAQAKYEAVTLPEKIINMVVEQPMFFSETDGARFRGMRLEDLDEQYFNVNLDDDDFSHADHRHQAEAVNITLVDNFESGLAETDMFNRFERFDIADDETTVNITPDEHPQVPSTLVPSPPRQEDPPQQEEQYYAAPSPVHEEPQQGGPEEQEEQKMKQQQPPKASKRKARRELPQVIMDNNQMMIPGNLYQTWLKDASSLVSKRRKVNSNFNFIRSTKISDLMDIPPAALISHDNSPSELYYPKPLMQLWKDCTEVKSTKASSGGQRSSSQEQQPKNSPPHEFPPQAGGEYEMETGGLPMDFTDGIEKLRANMSAEYDRAYDTLHSDHSVTPGSPGLSRRSASSSGGSGRAFIPLDPEVQLPSGSGRSKRGRHSSARSLGNLDTVVEDFPLEQEVMDFKMRRLSDYVPTPDLLEETEPTQTPYERHSNPMDKVTETIMSHLKLHFDSPGAPQYESLSHLAHGMTKARAARLFYQTTVLATCDYIKVTQLKPYGDILISRGSKM; encoded by the exons ATGTTCTACTCGCATCAGCTCCTCGCGCGGAAGGAGCCGCTCGGCCAGATATG GATGGCGGCAACGCTCCACTCGAAGATCAACCGCAAGCGGCTCGACAAGCTCGACATCATCAAAATCTG TGAGGAGATTTTGAACCCCTCGGTGCCCATGGCTCTGAGGCTCTCTGGAATCCTCATGG GTGGCGTGGTGATCGTGTACGAGAGGAAGGTGAAGCTTCTCTACA CTGATGTGTCTCGGCTTCTG ACTGAGATCAACGAGGCATGGCGGATCAAACCGGCCACAGACACCACCGTCCTCCCCAAGGGTAAAGCCCAAGCCAA GTATGAAGCAGTAACATTGCCAGAGAAAATTATCAATATGGTGGTGGAACAGCCCATGTTTTTCTCAGAGACTGACGGTGCCAGGTTCCGAGGAATG CGATTGGAAGATCTGGATGAACAGTACTTTAATGTCAATCTTGATGATGATGACTTCTCTCATGCTGATCATCGTCATCAAG CTGAAGCAGTGAATATAACCCTGGTCGATAATTTTGAGTCTGGGCTTGCAGAAACTGATATGTTCAATCGCTTTGAGAG ATTTGACATAGCAGATGATGAGACCACAGTCAATATCACTCCTGATGAGCACCCACAAGTTCCAAGTACGCTGGTTCCCTCACCACCTAGGCAGGAAGACCCTCCTCAGCAAGAAGAACAGTACTATGCTGCCCCCTCCCCTGTTCATGAAGAACCTCAACAAG GGGGACCAGAGGAGCAAGAGGAGCAGAAGATGAAG CAGCAGCAACCACCTAAAGCATCAAAGCGGAAAGCACGTAGGGAACTCCCACAAGTAATTATGGACAATAACCAGATGATGATCCCGGGAAACTTATATCAGACATGGCTGAAGGATGCATCAAGCCTTGTCTCAAAAAGGCGTAAAGTTAACAGT AATTTTAATTTTATTCGATCAACCAAGATAAGTGATCTCATGGACATCCCCCCAGCTGCTCTAATATCTCATGACAACTCGCCCTCAGAATTATATTATCCTAAGCCACTTATGCAGCTCTGGAAGGACTGCACTGAAGTCAAGTCCACAAAAGCTTCTTCAG GAGGGCAGCGATCATCATCACAAGAACAACAGCCGAAAAACTCACCACCTCATGAATTTCCACCTCAG GCTGGGGGAGAGTATGAGATGGAAACAGGTGGTCTGCCGATGGACTTCACAGATGGCATTGAAAAACTCAGAGCAAACATGAGTGCAGAGTATGACAGAGCTTACGATACTCTGCACAGTGACCATAGTGTTACTCCTGGAAGTCCTG GGTTAAGTCGCAGGTCTGCTTCAAGCTCTGGTGGCTCTGGACGGGCGTTTATACCATTGGATCCAGAAGTACAATTGCCATCAGGAAGTGGAAG GTCCAAGAGGGGGCGGCATTCATCTGCAAGAAGCTTGGGGAATCTTGATACTGTTGTGGAAGATTTTCCACTGGAGCAGGAAGTGATGGACTTCAAGATGAGAAGGCTTTCAGATTATGTGCCAACTCCTG ACCTACTGGAAGAAACTGAACCAACTCAAACCCCATATGAGAGGCACTCCAATCCAATGGACAAGGTCACGGAAACAATCATGTC GCACCTCAAACTTCATTTCGATAGCCCAGGTGCCCCGCAATATGAATCCTTAAGTCATCTAGCTCATGGGATGACCAAAGCCAGGGCAGCCCGACTATTCTATCAAACAACCG TTTTGGCAACCTGTGATTACATCAAGGTTACTCAGCTGAAACCGTACGGAGACATCTTGATCTCCAGAGGATCAAAGATGTGA
- the LOC136518286 gene encoding sister chromatid cohesion 1 protein 1-like isoform X1: MFYSHQLLARKEPLGQIWMAATLHSKINRKRLDKLDIIKICEEILNPSVPMALRLSGILMGGVVIVYERKVKLLYTDVSRLLTEINEAWRIKPATDTTVLPKGKAQAKYEAVTLPEKIINMVVEQPMFFSETDGARFRGMRLEDLDEQYFNVNLDDDDFSHADHRHQAEAVNITLVDNFESGLAETDMFNRFERFDIADDETTVNITPDEHPQVPSTLVPSPPRQEDPPQQEEQYYAAPSPVHEEPQQGGPEEQEEQKMKHFTQQQQPPKASKRKARRELPQVIMDNNQMMIPGNLYQTWLKDASSLVSKRRKVNSNFNFIRSTKISDLMDIPPAALISHDNSPSELYYPKPLMQLWKDCTEVKSTKASSGGQRSSSQEQQPKNSPPHEFPPQAGGEYEMETGGLPMDFTDGIEKLRANMSAEYDRAYDTLHSDHSVTPGSPAGLSRRSASSSGGSGRAFIPLDPEVQLPSGSGRSKRGRHSSARSLGNLDTVVEDFPLEQEVMDFKMRRLSDYVPTPDLLEETEPTQTPYERHSNPMDKVTETIMSHLKLHFDSPGAPQYESLSHLAHGMTKARAARLFYQTTVLATCDYIKVTQLKPYGDILISRGSKM, from the exons ATGTTCTACTCGCATCAGCTCCTCGCGCGGAAGGAGCCGCTCGGCCAGATATG GATGGCGGCAACGCTCCACTCGAAGATCAACCGCAAGCGGCTCGACAAGCTCGACATCATCAAAATCTG TGAGGAGATTTTGAACCCCTCGGTGCCCATGGCTCTGAGGCTCTCTGGAATCCTCATGG GTGGCGTGGTGATCGTGTACGAGAGGAAGGTGAAGCTTCTCTACA CTGATGTGTCTCGGCTTCTG ACTGAGATCAACGAGGCATGGCGGATCAAACCGGCCACAGACACCACCGTCCTCCCCAAGGGTAAAGCCCAAGCCAA GTATGAAGCAGTAACATTGCCAGAGAAAATTATCAATATGGTGGTGGAACAGCCCATGTTTTTCTCAGAGACTGACGGTGCCAGGTTCCGAGGAATG CGATTGGAAGATCTGGATGAACAGTACTTTAATGTCAATCTTGATGATGATGACTTCTCTCATGCTGATCATCGTCATCAAG CTGAAGCAGTGAATATAACCCTGGTCGATAATTTTGAGTCTGGGCTTGCAGAAACTGATATGTTCAATCGCTTTGAGAG ATTTGACATAGCAGATGATGAGACCACAGTCAATATCACTCCTGATGAGCACCCACAAGTTCCAAGTACGCTGGTTCCCTCACCACCTAGGCAGGAAGACCCTCCTCAGCAAGAAGAACAGTACTATGCTGCCCCCTCCCCTGTTCATGAAGAACCTCAACAAG GGGGACCAGAGGAGCAAGAGGAGCAGAAGATGAAG CACTTTACACAGCAGCAGCAACCACCTAAAGCATCAAAGCGGAAAGCACGTAGGGAACTCCCACAAGTAATTATGGACAATAACCAGATGATGATCCCGGGAAACTTATATCAGACATGGCTGAAGGATGCATCAAGCCTTGTCTCAAAAAGGCGTAAAGTTAACAGT AATTTTAATTTTATTCGATCAACCAAGATAAGTGATCTCATGGACATCCCCCCAGCTGCTCTAATATCTCATGACAACTCGCCCTCAGAATTATATTATCCTAAGCCACTTATGCAGCTCTGGAAGGACTGCACTGAAGTCAAGTCCACAAAAGCTTCTTCAG GAGGGCAGCGATCATCATCACAAGAACAACAGCCGAAAAACTCACCACCTCATGAATTTCCACCTCAG GCTGGGGGAGAGTATGAGATGGAAACAGGTGGTCTGCCGATGGACTTCACAGATGGCATTGAAAAACTCAGAGCAAACATGAGTGCAGAGTATGACAGAGCTTACGATACTCTGCACAGTGACCATAGTGTTACTCCTGGAAGTCCTG CAGGGTTAAGTCGCAGGTCTGCTTCAAGCTCTGGTGGCTCTGGACGGGCGTTTATACCATTGGATCCAGAAGTACAATTGCCATCAGGAAGTGGAAG GTCCAAGAGGGGGCGGCATTCATCTGCAAGAAGCTTGGGGAATCTTGATACTGTTGTGGAAGATTTTCCACTGGAGCAGGAAGTGATGGACTTCAAGATGAGAAGGCTTTCAGATTATGTGCCAACTCCTG ACCTACTGGAAGAAACTGAACCAACTCAAACCCCATATGAGAGGCACTCCAATCCAATGGACAAGGTCACGGAAACAATCATGTC GCACCTCAAACTTCATTTCGATAGCCCAGGTGCCCCGCAATATGAATCCTTAAGTCATCTAGCTCATGGGATGACCAAAGCCAGGGCAGCCCGACTATTCTATCAAACAACCG TTTTGGCAACCTGTGATTACATCAAGGTTACTCAGCTGAAACCGTACGGAGACATCTTGATCTCCAGAGGATCAAAGATGTGA
- the LOC136518286 gene encoding sister chromatid cohesion 1 protein 1-like isoform X3 → MFYSHQLLARKEPLGQIWMAATLHSKINRKRLDKLDIIKICEEILNPSVPMALRLSGILMGGVVIVYERKVKLLYTDVSRLLTEINEAWRIKPATDTTVLPKGKAQAKYEAVTLPEKIINMVVEQPMFFSETDGARFRGMRLEDLDEQYFNVNLDDDDFSHADHRHQAEAVNITLVDNFESGLAETDMFNRFERFDIADDETTVNITPDEHPQVPSTLVPSPPRQEDPPQQEEQYYAAPSPVHEEPQQGGPEEQEEQKMKQQQPPKASKRKARRELPQVIMDNNQMMIPGNLYQTWLKDASSLVSKRRKVNSNFNFIRSTKISDLMDIPPAALISHDNSPSELYYPKPLMQLWKDCTEVKSTKASSGGQRSSSQEQQPKNSPPHEFPPQAGGEYEMETGGLPMDFTDGIEKLRANMSAEYDRAYDTLHSDHSVTPGSPAGLSRRSASSSGGSGRAFIPLDPEVQLPSGSGRSKRGRHSSARSLGNLDTVVEDFPLEQEVMDFKMRRLSDYVPTPDLLEETEPTQTPYERHSNPMDKVTETIMSHLKLHFDSPGAPQYESLSHLAHGMTKARAARLFYQTTVLATCDYIKVTQLKPYGDILISRGSKM, encoded by the exons ATGTTCTACTCGCATCAGCTCCTCGCGCGGAAGGAGCCGCTCGGCCAGATATG GATGGCGGCAACGCTCCACTCGAAGATCAACCGCAAGCGGCTCGACAAGCTCGACATCATCAAAATCTG TGAGGAGATTTTGAACCCCTCGGTGCCCATGGCTCTGAGGCTCTCTGGAATCCTCATGG GTGGCGTGGTGATCGTGTACGAGAGGAAGGTGAAGCTTCTCTACA CTGATGTGTCTCGGCTTCTG ACTGAGATCAACGAGGCATGGCGGATCAAACCGGCCACAGACACCACCGTCCTCCCCAAGGGTAAAGCCCAAGCCAA GTATGAAGCAGTAACATTGCCAGAGAAAATTATCAATATGGTGGTGGAACAGCCCATGTTTTTCTCAGAGACTGACGGTGCCAGGTTCCGAGGAATG CGATTGGAAGATCTGGATGAACAGTACTTTAATGTCAATCTTGATGATGATGACTTCTCTCATGCTGATCATCGTCATCAAG CTGAAGCAGTGAATATAACCCTGGTCGATAATTTTGAGTCTGGGCTTGCAGAAACTGATATGTTCAATCGCTTTGAGAG ATTTGACATAGCAGATGATGAGACCACAGTCAATATCACTCCTGATGAGCACCCACAAGTTCCAAGTACGCTGGTTCCCTCACCACCTAGGCAGGAAGACCCTCCTCAGCAAGAAGAACAGTACTATGCTGCCCCCTCCCCTGTTCATGAAGAACCTCAACAAG GGGGACCAGAGGAGCAAGAGGAGCAGAAGATGAAG CAGCAGCAACCACCTAAAGCATCAAAGCGGAAAGCACGTAGGGAACTCCCACAAGTAATTATGGACAATAACCAGATGATGATCCCGGGAAACTTATATCAGACATGGCTGAAGGATGCATCAAGCCTTGTCTCAAAAAGGCGTAAAGTTAACAGT AATTTTAATTTTATTCGATCAACCAAGATAAGTGATCTCATGGACATCCCCCCAGCTGCTCTAATATCTCATGACAACTCGCCCTCAGAATTATATTATCCTAAGCCACTTATGCAGCTCTGGAAGGACTGCACTGAAGTCAAGTCCACAAAAGCTTCTTCAG GAGGGCAGCGATCATCATCACAAGAACAACAGCCGAAAAACTCACCACCTCATGAATTTCCACCTCAG GCTGGGGGAGAGTATGAGATGGAAACAGGTGGTCTGCCGATGGACTTCACAGATGGCATTGAAAAACTCAGAGCAAACATGAGTGCAGAGTATGACAGAGCTTACGATACTCTGCACAGTGACCATAGTGTTACTCCTGGAAGTCCTG CAGGGTTAAGTCGCAGGTCTGCTTCAAGCTCTGGTGGCTCTGGACGGGCGTTTATACCATTGGATCCAGAAGTACAATTGCCATCAGGAAGTGGAAG GTCCAAGAGGGGGCGGCATTCATCTGCAAGAAGCTTGGGGAATCTTGATACTGTTGTGGAAGATTTTCCACTGGAGCAGGAAGTGATGGACTTCAAGATGAGAAGGCTTTCAGATTATGTGCCAACTCCTG ACCTACTGGAAGAAACTGAACCAACTCAAACCCCATATGAGAGGCACTCCAATCCAATGGACAAGGTCACGGAAACAATCATGTC GCACCTCAAACTTCATTTCGATAGCCCAGGTGCCCCGCAATATGAATCCTTAAGTCATCTAGCTCATGGGATGACCAAAGCCAGGGCAGCCCGACTATTCTATCAAACAACCG TTTTGGCAACCTGTGATTACATCAAGGTTACTCAGCTGAAACCGTACGGAGACATCTTGATCTCCAGAGGATCAAAGATGTGA
- the LOC136518286 gene encoding sister chromatid cohesion 1 protein 1-like isoform X2 encodes MFYSHQLLARKEPLGQIWMAATLHSKINRKRLDKLDIIKICEEILNPSVPMALRLSGILMGGVVIVYERKVKLLYTDVSRLLTEINEAWRIKPATDTTVLPKGKAQAKYEAVTLPEKIINMVVEQPMFFSETDGARFRGMRLEDLDEQYFNVNLDDDDFSHADHRHQAEAVNITLVDNFESGLAETDMFNRFERFDIADDETTVNITPDEHPQVPSTLVPSPPRQEDPPQQEEQYYAAPSPVHEEPQQGGPEEQEEQKMKHFTQQQQPPKASKRKARRELPQVIMDNNQMMIPGNLYQTWLKDASSLVSKRRKVNSNFNFIRSTKISDLMDIPPAALISHDNSPSELYYPKPLMQLWKDCTEVKSTKASSGGQRSSSQEQQPKNSPPHEFPPQAGGEYEMETGGLPMDFTDGIEKLRANMSAEYDRAYDTLHSDHSVTPGSPGLSRRSASSSGGSGRAFIPLDPEVQLPSGSGRSKRGRHSSARSLGNLDTVVEDFPLEQEVMDFKMRRLSDYVPTPDLLEETEPTQTPYERHSNPMDKVTETIMSHLKLHFDSPGAPQYESLSHLAHGMTKARAARLFYQTTVLATCDYIKVTQLKPYGDILISRGSKM; translated from the exons ATGTTCTACTCGCATCAGCTCCTCGCGCGGAAGGAGCCGCTCGGCCAGATATG GATGGCGGCAACGCTCCACTCGAAGATCAACCGCAAGCGGCTCGACAAGCTCGACATCATCAAAATCTG TGAGGAGATTTTGAACCCCTCGGTGCCCATGGCTCTGAGGCTCTCTGGAATCCTCATGG GTGGCGTGGTGATCGTGTACGAGAGGAAGGTGAAGCTTCTCTACA CTGATGTGTCTCGGCTTCTG ACTGAGATCAACGAGGCATGGCGGATCAAACCGGCCACAGACACCACCGTCCTCCCCAAGGGTAAAGCCCAAGCCAA GTATGAAGCAGTAACATTGCCAGAGAAAATTATCAATATGGTGGTGGAACAGCCCATGTTTTTCTCAGAGACTGACGGTGCCAGGTTCCGAGGAATG CGATTGGAAGATCTGGATGAACAGTACTTTAATGTCAATCTTGATGATGATGACTTCTCTCATGCTGATCATCGTCATCAAG CTGAAGCAGTGAATATAACCCTGGTCGATAATTTTGAGTCTGGGCTTGCAGAAACTGATATGTTCAATCGCTTTGAGAG ATTTGACATAGCAGATGATGAGACCACAGTCAATATCACTCCTGATGAGCACCCACAAGTTCCAAGTACGCTGGTTCCCTCACCACCTAGGCAGGAAGACCCTCCTCAGCAAGAAGAACAGTACTATGCTGCCCCCTCCCCTGTTCATGAAGAACCTCAACAAG GGGGACCAGAGGAGCAAGAGGAGCAGAAGATGAAG CACTTTACACAGCAGCAGCAACCACCTAAAGCATCAAAGCGGAAAGCACGTAGGGAACTCCCACAAGTAATTATGGACAATAACCAGATGATGATCCCGGGAAACTTATATCAGACATGGCTGAAGGATGCATCAAGCCTTGTCTCAAAAAGGCGTAAAGTTAACAGT AATTTTAATTTTATTCGATCAACCAAGATAAGTGATCTCATGGACATCCCCCCAGCTGCTCTAATATCTCATGACAACTCGCCCTCAGAATTATATTATCCTAAGCCACTTATGCAGCTCTGGAAGGACTGCACTGAAGTCAAGTCCACAAAAGCTTCTTCAG GAGGGCAGCGATCATCATCACAAGAACAACAGCCGAAAAACTCACCACCTCATGAATTTCCACCTCAG GCTGGGGGAGAGTATGAGATGGAAACAGGTGGTCTGCCGATGGACTTCACAGATGGCATTGAAAAACTCAGAGCAAACATGAGTGCAGAGTATGACAGAGCTTACGATACTCTGCACAGTGACCATAGTGTTACTCCTGGAAGTCCTG GGTTAAGTCGCAGGTCTGCTTCAAGCTCTGGTGGCTCTGGACGGGCGTTTATACCATTGGATCCAGAAGTACAATTGCCATCAGGAAGTGGAAG GTCCAAGAGGGGGCGGCATTCATCTGCAAGAAGCTTGGGGAATCTTGATACTGTTGTGGAAGATTTTCCACTGGAGCAGGAAGTGATGGACTTCAAGATGAGAAGGCTTTCAGATTATGTGCCAACTCCTG ACCTACTGGAAGAAACTGAACCAACTCAAACCCCATATGAGAGGCACTCCAATCCAATGGACAAGGTCACGGAAACAATCATGTC GCACCTCAAACTTCATTTCGATAGCCCAGGTGCCCCGCAATATGAATCCTTAAGTCATCTAGCTCATGGGATGACCAAAGCCAGGGCAGCCCGACTATTCTATCAAACAACCG TTTTGGCAACCTGTGATTACATCAAGGTTACTCAGCTGAAACCGTACGGAGACATCTTGATCTCCAGAGGATCAAAGATGTGA
- the LOC136518286 gene encoding sister chromatid cohesion 1 protein 1-like isoform X6 encodes MFYSHQLLARKEPLGQIWMAATLHSKINRKRLDKLDIIKICEEILNPSVPMALRLSGILMGGVVIVYERKVKLLYTDVSRLLTEINEAWRIKPATDTTVLPKGKAQAKYEAVTLPEKIINMVVEQPMFFSETDGARFRGMRLEDLDEQYFNVNLDDDDFSHADHRHQAEAVNITLVDNFESGLAETDMFNRFERFDIADDETTVNITPDEHPQVPSTLVPSPPRQEDPPQQEEQYYAAPSPVHEEPQQGGPEEQEEQKMKQPPKASKRKARRELPQVIMDNNQMMIPGNLYQTWLKDASSLVSKRRKVNSNFNFIRSTKISDLMDIPPAALISHDNSPSELYYPKPLMQLWKDCTEVKSTKASSGGQRSSSQEQQPKNSPPHEFPPQAGGEYEMETGGLPMDFTDGIEKLRANMSAEYDRAYDTLHSDHSVTPGSPAGLSRRSASSSGGSGRAFIPLDPEVQLPSGSGRSKRGRHSSARSLGNLDTVVEDFPLEQEVMDFKMRRLSDYVPTPDLLEETEPTQTPYERHSNPMDKVTETIMSHLKLHFDSPGAPQYESLSHLAHGMTKARAARLFYQTTVLATCDYIKVTQLKPYGDILISRGSKM; translated from the exons ATGTTCTACTCGCATCAGCTCCTCGCGCGGAAGGAGCCGCTCGGCCAGATATG GATGGCGGCAACGCTCCACTCGAAGATCAACCGCAAGCGGCTCGACAAGCTCGACATCATCAAAATCTG TGAGGAGATTTTGAACCCCTCGGTGCCCATGGCTCTGAGGCTCTCTGGAATCCTCATGG GTGGCGTGGTGATCGTGTACGAGAGGAAGGTGAAGCTTCTCTACA CTGATGTGTCTCGGCTTCTG ACTGAGATCAACGAGGCATGGCGGATCAAACCGGCCACAGACACCACCGTCCTCCCCAAGGGTAAAGCCCAAGCCAA GTATGAAGCAGTAACATTGCCAGAGAAAATTATCAATATGGTGGTGGAACAGCCCATGTTTTTCTCAGAGACTGACGGTGCCAGGTTCCGAGGAATG CGATTGGAAGATCTGGATGAACAGTACTTTAATGTCAATCTTGATGATGATGACTTCTCTCATGCTGATCATCGTCATCAAG CTGAAGCAGTGAATATAACCCTGGTCGATAATTTTGAGTCTGGGCTTGCAGAAACTGATATGTTCAATCGCTTTGAGAG ATTTGACATAGCAGATGATGAGACCACAGTCAATATCACTCCTGATGAGCACCCACAAGTTCCAAGTACGCTGGTTCCCTCACCACCTAGGCAGGAAGACCCTCCTCAGCAAGAAGAACAGTACTATGCTGCCCCCTCCCCTGTTCATGAAGAACCTCAACAAG GGGGACCAGAGGAGCAAGAGGAGCAGAAGATGAAG CAACCACCTAAAGCATCAAAGCGGAAAGCACGTAGGGAACTCCCACAAGTAATTATGGACAATAACCAGATGATGATCCCGGGAAACTTATATCAGACATGGCTGAAGGATGCATCAAGCCTTGTCTCAAAAAGGCGTAAAGTTAACAGT AATTTTAATTTTATTCGATCAACCAAGATAAGTGATCTCATGGACATCCCCCCAGCTGCTCTAATATCTCATGACAACTCGCCCTCAGAATTATATTATCCTAAGCCACTTATGCAGCTCTGGAAGGACTGCACTGAAGTCAAGTCCACAAAAGCTTCTTCAG GAGGGCAGCGATCATCATCACAAGAACAACAGCCGAAAAACTCACCACCTCATGAATTTCCACCTCAG GCTGGGGGAGAGTATGAGATGGAAACAGGTGGTCTGCCGATGGACTTCACAGATGGCATTGAAAAACTCAGAGCAAACATGAGTGCAGAGTATGACAGAGCTTACGATACTCTGCACAGTGACCATAGTGTTACTCCTGGAAGTCCTG CAGGGTTAAGTCGCAGGTCTGCTTCAAGCTCTGGTGGCTCTGGACGGGCGTTTATACCATTGGATCCAGAAGTACAATTGCCATCAGGAAGTGGAAG GTCCAAGAGGGGGCGGCATTCATCTGCAAGAAGCTTGGGGAATCTTGATACTGTTGTGGAAGATTTTCCACTGGAGCAGGAAGTGATGGACTTCAAGATGAGAAGGCTTTCAGATTATGTGCCAACTCCTG ACCTACTGGAAGAAACTGAACCAACTCAAACCCCATATGAGAGGCACTCCAATCCAATGGACAAGGTCACGGAAACAATCATGTC GCACCTCAAACTTCATTTCGATAGCCCAGGTGCCCCGCAATATGAATCCTTAAGTCATCTAGCTCATGGGATGACCAAAGCCAGGGCAGCCCGACTATTCTATCAAACAACCG TTTTGGCAACCTGTGATTACATCAAGGTTACTCAGCTGAAACCGTACGGAGACATCTTGATCTCCAGAGGATCAAAGATGTGA